A single region of the Nicotiana sylvestris chromosome 6, ASM39365v2, whole genome shotgun sequence genome encodes:
- the LOC138871838 gene encoding uncharacterized protein — protein sequence MVEGSRQWHEKLSFALLGYRTTVRTLVGATHYLLVYGTEAVIPPEIDIPSLRIVVEAEIDDVEWAEAKGKFAPNWQGPFVVTRVLSNGALYLIDVEGKCVEMAINADAVKRYYV from the exons atggtggaaggttctagacagtggcatgaaaagctgtcgtttgcattgctgggttatcgcactactgtccgtactttagTAGGGGCCACTCATtacttgttggtgtatggcacggaggcagtaatacccccAGAAATTGATatcccatcccttcgaattgtcgttGAGGcggaaattgatgacgttgaatgg gctgaagcaaaaggaaagttcgccccaaactggcaggggccattcgttgtaactagagtgttatCCAATGGCGCATTGTATTTGatagatgtagaagggaaatgtgtagaaatggctatcaatgctgatgcagtcaagagatactatgtatga